The following are encoded together in the Bos taurus isolate L1 Dominette 01449 registration number 42190680 breed Hereford chromosome 17, ARS-UCD2.0, whole genome shotgun sequence genome:
- the GTF2H3 gene encoding general transcription factor IIH subunit 3 isoform X1 translates to MVLGNSHLFMNRSNKLAVIASHIQESRFLYPGKNGRLGDFFGDPGNPSSEFTPSGSKDGKYELLTAANEVIAEEIKDLMTKSDIEGQHTETLLAGSLAKALCYIHRMNKEVKDNQEMKSRILVIKAAEDSALQYMNFMNVIFAAQKQNILIDACVLDSDSGLLQQACDITGGLYLKVPQMPSLLQYLLWVFLPDQDQRSQLILPPPVHVDYRAACFCHRNLIEIGYVCSVCLSIFCNFSPICTTCETAFKISLPPVLKAKKKKLKMSS, encoded by the exons ATGGTGCTGGGAAATTCTCATTTGTTCATGAATCGTTCCAACAAACTCGCAGTGATAGCAAGTCACATTCAGGAAAG tCGATTCTTATACCCTGGAAAGAACGGCAGACTTGGAGACTTCTTTGGAGACCCAGGAAACCCTTCTTCTGAATTTACTCCCTCAGGAAGTAAAGATGGAAAATACGAGTTGTTGACAGCAGCAAATGAAGTTATCGCTGAAGAGATCAAAGATCTAATGACCAAAA GTGACATAGAGGGTCAACACACAGAGACTCTGCTGGCAGGATCCCTTGCCAAAGCTCTTTGCT ACATTCATAGAATGAACAAGGAAGTTAAAG ATAACCAGGAAATGAAATCAAGGATATTG GTGATTAAGGCTGCAGAAGACAGTGCCTTGCAGTATATGAACTTCATGAATGTCATCTTTGCAGCACAGAAGCAG AATATTTTGATCGATGCCTGCGTGTTAGACTCCGATTCAGGACTCCTCCAACag GCTTGTGACATCACAGGGGGACTGTACTTGAAGGTGCCCCAGATGCCTTCCCTTCTGCAATATCTCCTG TGGGTTTTTCTTCCTGATCAAGATCAGAGGTCTCAGTTGATCCTCCCACCCCCAGTTCATGTTGACTACCGGGCTGCTTGCTTCTGTCATCGAAATCTCATTGAAATCGGCTACGTCTGTTCTGTGTGCTTGTCAA TATTCTGCAATTTCAGCCCAATCTGTACCACATGCGA GACAGCCTTTAAGatttctctgcctcctgtactgaaggccaagaaaaagaaactaaaaatgtcctcatga
- the GTF2H3 gene encoding general transcription factor IIH subunit 3 — protein sequence MVSDEDELNLLVIIVDTNPIWWGKQALKESQFTLSKCIDAVMVLGNSHLFMNRSNKLAVIASHIQESRFLYPGKNGRLGDFFGDPGNPSSEFTPSGSKDGKYELLTAANEVIAEEIKDLMTKSDIEGQHTETLLAGSLAKALCYIHRMNKEVKDNQEMKSRILVIKAAEDSALQYMNFMNVIFAAQKQNILIDACVLDSDSGLLQQACDITGGLYLKVPQMPSLLQYLLWVFLPDQDQRSQLILPPPVHVDYRAACFCHRNLIEIGYVCSVCLSIFCNFSPICTTCETAFKISLPPVLKAKKKKLKMSS from the exons ATGGTCTCAGACG AGGATGAATTGAATCTTCTAGTTATCATAGTTGATACCAACCCTATTTGGTGGGGAAAGCAAGCATTAAAGGAGTCTCAG TTTACCCTGTCAAAATGCATTGATGCCGTGATGGTGCTGGGAAATTCTCATTTGTTCATGAATCGTTCCAACAAACTCGCAGTGATAGCAAGTCACATTCAGGAAAG tCGATTCTTATACCCTGGAAAGAACGGCAGACTTGGAGACTTCTTTGGAGACCCAGGAAACCCTTCTTCTGAATTTACTCCCTCAGGAAGTAAAGATGGAAAATACGAGTTGTTGACAGCAGCAAATGAAGTTATCGCTGAAGAGATCAAAGATCTAATGACCAAAA GTGACATAGAGGGTCAACACACAGAGACTCTGCTGGCAGGATCCCTTGCCAAAGCTCTTTGCT ACATTCATAGAATGAACAAGGAAGTTAAAG ATAACCAGGAAATGAAATCAAGGATATTG GTGATTAAGGCTGCAGAAGACAGTGCCTTGCAGTATATGAACTTCATGAATGTCATCTTTGCAGCACAGAAGCAG AATATTTTGATCGATGCCTGCGTGTTAGACTCCGATTCAGGACTCCTCCAACag GCTTGTGACATCACAGGGGGACTGTACTTGAAGGTGCCCCAGATGCCTTCCCTTCTGCAATATCTCCTG TGGGTTTTTCTTCCTGATCAAGATCAGAGGTCTCAGTTGATCCTCCCACCCCCAGTTCATGTTGACTACCGGGCTGCTTGCTTCTGTCATCGAAATCTCATTGAAATCGGCTACGTCTGTTCTGTGTGCTTGTCAA TATTCTGCAATTTCAGCCCAATCTGTACCACATGCGA GACAGCCTTTAAGatttctctgcctcctgtactgaaggccaagaaaaagaaactaaaaatgtcctcatga